The Echinicola rosea genome has a segment encoding these proteins:
- a CDS encoding PhoX family protein, translating into MKKLLTIQAIASALFLAGCNDEKGGDTPVPPNAEVELANHSKTPVFLKLKSGFEDVEIYNLLTSEDQLENTPDFVYGSMADGAGLMKNNDGTFTLLNNIEADYSVARIAFDETFKPVGGEYILNAEATAATAQCSGSLITLEEHGFGPLYLSGGEWGGNSKGVFMTDPSKDPADAQIATMLPALGQWSVENAVAIGKEAYPGKTVVFIGDDTSDNETPSGQVAMYVGDQGDLSNGKLYGMKVTSPGITFEMDMEEGEEYEVEFREYEERTYDELEQESREKGFMGFSRVEDIDWRRGSAENNREIYFAVTGRKQDALLDKGTFYGRVYKLVLDSEDPTKATISCVLDGDKLDGKAKAFHSPDNILVTENYVYIQEDPNGYFDQDDKMHFAQLYQYDINSGELKTVLECDQETAAAQNYGSDERTWEITGMIDVSDILGVEETFLLITQNHGWEDEGFTDPNANANTDSNEGSMLYVLKGLNR; encoded by the coding sequence ATGAAAAAATTATTAACCATTCAGGCCATTGCCAGTGCCTTATTTTTGGCTGGTTGTAATGATGAAAAGGGAGGGGACACTCCAGTGCCGCCCAATGCTGAGGTGGAGCTCGCAAACCACTCTAAGACTCCTGTGTTTTTGAAGCTAAAATCAGGTTTTGAGGATGTCGAGATCTATAATTTGTTGACCTCGGAAGATCAGTTGGAAAACACACCGGATTTTGTTTACGGCAGTATGGCGGATGGTGCCGGGTTAATGAAAAATAATGATGGCACATTTACCCTGCTCAATAATATCGAGGCAGATTATTCTGTAGCTCGCATTGCCTTTGACGAAACGTTTAAACCAGTAGGCGGGGAATATATTCTAAATGCAGAAGCCACCGCGGCCACTGCGCAATGTTCCGGTTCCCTGATTACATTGGAGGAGCACGGATTTGGGCCATTGTATCTTTCAGGTGGGGAATGGGGTGGAAACTCCAAAGGGGTTTTTATGACTGATCCAAGTAAAGACCCTGCCGATGCCCAAATAGCGACCATGCTGCCTGCACTGGGACAATGGTCCGTGGAAAATGCTGTGGCCATCGGGAAAGAGGCTTATCCTGGCAAAACGGTCGTTTTCATCGGTGATGATACCAGTGACAATGAAACGCCTTCTGGTCAAGTGGCCATGTATGTGGGTGACCAAGGAGACCTTTCCAACGGCAAACTTTATGGCATGAAAGTGACCAGTCCCGGTATCACATTCGAAATGGACATGGAAGAGGGAGAAGAGTATGAGGTGGAGTTTAGGGAATACGAGGAGCGCACCTATGATGAACTCGAGCAGGAGTCCAGAGAAAAGGGCTTTATGGGCTTTTCCAGAGTGGAGGACATCGACTGGAGAAGAGGATCTGCGGAAAATAACCGTGAAATATACTTTGCCGTGACTGGAAGGAAACAGGATGCCCTGCTGGACAAAGGCACTTTTTATGGACGTGTGTACAAGCTCGTGTTGGACAGTGAAGACCCGACCAAGGCGACCATTTCTTGTGTATTGGATGGGGACAAACTTGACGGTAAAGCAAAAGCATTCCATAGCCCTGACAATATCCTGGTCACCGAAAATTATGTGTATATCCAAGAGGATCCAAACGGGTATTTTGACCAGGATGACAAGATGCATTTCGCACAGTTGTACCAATATGACATCAATTCTGGGGAGCTGAAGACAGTCTTGGAGTGTGACCAAGAAACTGCTGCTGCCCAAAACTACGGTTCGGATGAGCGTACGTGGGAAATTACCGGAATGATAGATGTGTCGGATATCTTGGGTGTGGAGGAGACCTTCCTGCTGATTACCCAAAACCACGGTTGGGAAGATGAAGGATTCACCGACCCCAATGCAAATGCCAATACGGACTCAAATGAAGGAAGTATGCTGTACGTTTTGAAAGGGCTAAACCGATAA
- a CDS encoding deoxyguanosinetriphosphate triphosphohydrolase: MMKWEKLLTAGRADFKKQANQSQEQYRSEFERDYDRIIFSAPFRNLQDKTQVFPLPELDFVHTRLTHSLEVSSVGRSLGKSAGEYLLSKYPALFEMGIGSNDIGAIVAAAALTHDLGNPPFGHAGEDAISDFFRFHPSGLRWRDHLREEEWADMTQFEGNAQGFRMLLDKSNGLQVCYATLAAFTKYPRPAFVQKRDPSRRSQKKFGFFADQLSLFKQLADTLGIPLSGENTWYRHPLAFLVEAADDICYNIIDLEDGCTLGLVQLEEAIPLLAEIIGEKFQEEKLHSLKTSAQKLAILRAMAISRLVEETVAAFRTHEEAMLSGEFDKALTDCIPSSKALDKITTLSVKKIYRSQPVLEKEAAGFQVLEGLLEVFSDALYNQYFDSERFSGKDKSILRLLPEVFKPDNELQMPYLLLRNLVDFIAGMTDKYALSLYRKVKGIALPGT, translated from the coding sequence ATGATGAAATGGGAAAAGCTGCTAACAGCAGGTCGCGCGGATTTTAAAAAGCAGGCGAATCAAAGCCAAGAACAATACCGAAGTGAGTTTGAAAGGGATTATGATCGGATCATTTTTTCGGCTCCATTTCGGAATTTACAGGACAAGACACAAGTGTTTCCACTGCCAGAGTTGGACTTTGTGCACACCAGGCTTACCCACAGTTTGGAAGTTTCGAGTGTGGGCAGGTCCCTTGGGAAGTCTGCTGGGGAGTATTTGCTCAGCAAATATCCGGCACTTTTTGAAATGGGCATTGGTTCCAATGATATAGGAGCGATCGTAGCGGCAGCAGCGCTCACCCATGATCTCGGGAACCCTCCTTTTGGCCATGCTGGGGAAGATGCCATTTCAGATTTTTTTAGGTTTCACCCGTCCGGGCTGCGGTGGAGAGATCATTTGCGAGAGGAAGAATGGGCAGATATGACCCAGTTTGAAGGCAATGCGCAAGGATTCCGAATGCTCCTGGACAAGAGCAATGGCCTTCAGGTCTGCTATGCTACCTTGGCGGCGTTTACCAAATATCCAAGGCCTGCTTTTGTGCAGAAGAGGGATCCTTCCAGACGGAGTCAGAAGAAATTCGGTTTTTTTGCAGATCAATTATCGCTTTTTAAGCAATTGGCGGACACATTGGGGATTCCTTTATCGGGTGAGAATACCTGGTACAGACATCCCTTGGCGTTTTTGGTCGAGGCAGCAGATGATATTTGCTATAACATTATTGATTTGGAGGACGGCTGTACTCTCGGACTGGTACAGTTGGAAGAGGCCATTCCACTTTTGGCAGAGATCATTGGGGAGAAATTTCAGGAGGAAAAGCTCCATTCACTGAAAACTTCTGCCCAAAAATTGGCTATTTTGAGGGCCATGGCTATCAGTAGGCTGGTGGAAGAGACTGTGGCGGCATTTAGAACCCATGAGGAAGCCATGCTTTCTGGGGAGTTTGACAAAGCCCTGACTGACTGCATTCCTTCTTCCAAAGCCTTGGACAAGATCACCACATTGTCCGTAAAAAAGATATATCGCTCCCAGCCAGTACTGGAAAAAGAAGCGGCCGGGTTTCAAGTATTGGAGGGACTATTGGAAGTTTTCTCCGATGCCCTCTATAACCAGTATTTCGATTCGGAGAGATTTTCAGGTAAGGATAAGAGTATTCTGAGGTTATTGCCGGAGGTCTTTAAGCCGGATAATGAACTCCAGATGCCCTATTTGTTGCTGCGCAATTTGGTGGATTTTATTGCAGGAATGACAGACAAGTACGCCCTGTCGCTTTACCGAAAAGTAAAGGGAATAGCCCTGCCCGGTACTTGA